Proteins from a genomic interval of Deltaproteobacteria bacterium:
- the pstC gene encoding phosphate ABC transporter permease subunit PstC, producing the protein MGYRRLQKIKEWFIEKALFLSALFSVFITIGIVGVLIFETFEFFKVVSIFDFLTDTQWTPLFSEKHFGILPLFAGTFLTTIIAMAVSLPLGVITAIYLSEHAPEKLRGVVKPILEVLAAVPTVVYGYFALLFVTPLLQILIPDMSGFNSLAPGIVMGIMIIPIISSLSEDAMHAVPMSLREGALALGSTKFQVALKVVLPAALSGIASSFILGISRAVGETMIVAIAAGQQPRLTLNPLVPIETVTAYIVQVSLGDTPTGTIEYSTIFAAGMSLFIVTFVLNIVSYWLKKRFREEYE; encoded by the coding sequence TTGGGCTATCGCAGGCTTCAGAAGATAAAAGAATGGTTTATTGAGAAGGCGCTCTTTTTGAGCGCCTTGTTTTCTGTTTTTATAACAATCGGAATAGTAGGTGTTCTGATATTTGAGACATTTGAGTTCTTTAAGGTGGTATCCATTTTTGACTTTCTGACAGACACACAGTGGACTCCTCTTTTTTCCGAGAAACACTTCGGCATCCTTCCCCTTTTTGCAGGGACATTCCTGACAACAATTATTGCAATGGCAGTATCCCTGCCTCTCGGCGTTATCACCGCAATTTATTTAAGCGAACACGCGCCTGAAAAGCTAAGGGGGGTTGTGAAACCGATACTTGAGGTGCTTGCGGCAGTGCCAACAGTTGTATATGGTTATTTTGCCCTGCTTTTTGTAACTCCTTTGCTTCAGATACTTATCCCTGATATGTCCGGCTTTAATTCCCTTGCGCCTGGAATCGTGATGGGCATCATGATAATACCGATTATATCATCCTTAAGCGAAGATGCAATGCATGCTGTGCCAATGAGCCTGAGGGAAGGGGCGCTTGCCCTTGGCTCAACAAAGTTTCAGGTCGCATTAAAGGTTGTCCTGCCTGCGGCGCTTTCAGGCATAGCATCATCATTTATACTTGGCATATCAAGGGCAGTGGGCGAGACAATGATTGTGGCAATCGCAGCAGGCCAGCAGCCGCGGCTGACACTGAATCCACTTGTGCCAATAGAAACAGTAACAGCCTACATTGTTCAGGTTAGCCTTGGCGATACGCCAACAGGGACGATTGAATACTCCACAATATTTGCGGCAGGCATGAGTCTTTTTATCGTAACATTCGTTTTGAATATAGTGAGCTATTGGTTGAAGAAGAGGTTCAGGGAAGAGTATGAGTAA
- a CDS encoding porin: protein MKKLLLILALFLLVATQALAQDFSMGEETKGLKVKISDDTDITMRIRLQPRIDFGDIIKSKDGKSYSSDMDMYLRRIRLEFEGKLAKDLKYSLIIEGDKNGKAGKTSASAANEVKIQYAYLDYKFVDAFNIRFGKTKLPYSRVSLTSSSKQLIIERPVSTEAAKKLFDDYYQPSLLLHGGIAEGIFNYNLAIADGWENGNTLYSKGKYRTTDSADTKVFNGGPLYVARIELSPPGWTEKGKSDAWLGQGQHLTLAANYAAQKGIEYSADNTIANVYEEDRTLTGFDVSGHWNGIIAQFEYNIWNQKYTDPNKKEEKPEGWYGQAGYFVSGLNIEPIARYEVYDQDSNSSDKMEKTTTIGVNWYAKGHSFKVGLNWASTKYDKNASGWLANDDKKDVYQLQGQLYF, encoded by the coding sequence ATGAAGAAATTACTGCTAATACTGGCGCTATTCCTGCTGGTGGCAACACAGGCGCTTGCCCAGGATTTTTCAATGGGTGAGGAGACAAAGGGATTGAAGGTAAAGATAAGCGATGACACAGATATAACCATGAGAATACGTCTCCAGCCGAGGATTGATTTTGGAGACATTATAAAAAGCAAAGACGGAAAATCCTACTCATCTGATATGGATATGTATTTAAGGAGAATCCGTCTGGAGTTTGAAGGTAAATTGGCAAAAGACCTAAAATACAGCCTGATAATTGAAGGGGATAAAAATGGCAAGGCAGGCAAGACAAGCGCATCTGCTGCAAATGAAGTGAAGATACAGTATGCATATCTTGACTATAAGTTCGTTGATGCCTTTAATATAAGATTCGGCAAGACAAAGCTTCCTTATTCAAGGGTCTCTCTCACATCATCTTCAAAGCAGCTTATTATAGAGCGGCCTGTGTCAACAGAGGCGGCTAAAAAGCTCTTTGACGACTATTATCAACCATCTCTATTGCTTCATGGCGGCATTGCCGAAGGCATATTTAATTACAACCTTGCTATTGCAGATGGTTGGGAAAACGGCAACACGCTTTATTCAAAGGGCAAATACCGCACCACAGACTCGGCAGACACAAAGGTATTCAATGGCGGGCCTCTGTATGTGGCAAGGATTGAGCTCTCACCTCCCGGCTGGACAGAAAAGGGCAAGAGCGATGCATGGCTTGGGCAGGGACAGCATCTTACGCTTGCGGCAAACTATGCTGCTCAAAAGGGCATAGAGTATTCTGCTGACAATACCATTGCGAATGTCTATGAGGAAGACAGAACCCTCACAGGGTTTGATGTGTCCGGCCACTGGAACGGCATAATAGCGCAGTTTGAGTATAATATATGGAACCAAAAGTACACAGACCCTAATAAGAAAGAGGAAAAACCAGAAGGGTGGTATGGTCAGGCAGGCTACTTTGTATCCGGATTGAATATTGAGCCGATAGCCCGATATGAGGTATATGACCAGGATTCCAACTCAAGCGATAAGATGGAAAAGACCACTACCATCGGGGTCAACTGGTATGCAAAGGGGCACAGCTTTAAGGTCGGATTAAACTGGGCCAGCACAAAGTATGATAAGAATGCCAGCGGCTGGCTTGCAAATGATGACAAGAAGGATGTGTATCAGCTCCAGGGACAGCTCTACTTCTAA
- a CDS encoding ATP-binding protein — translation MKEQFLEVIVSEMETGVIVIDDKRNILYANPFFTKTFSAEGDLKGKRLADIVNDEMLLKTVDNVFSSKKGQPQEITIQGKKNQVLEARLVPFPMNTSRVVIGFFRDVTEEKRVEAIKRDFVANVSHELRTPLASIKGYAETLLDGAMNEPDTLKNFLSIINRHAGRMAVLIEDLLTLSMLESHHLPLKLEPVDIRALINSIIQGFEKNAGDKGLKLTADISDDISSVIADRVRLEQVIVNLVDNAIKYTNSGAVKVVVNIADNMLKVDVEDTGIGIPEKDIPRIFERFYRVDKGRSRDLGGTGLGLAIVKHIIQAHNGKIWVKSIPGKGTTYSFVLPFNSSVAA, via the coding sequence GTGAAGGAGCAGTTTTTAGAAGTAATTGTCAGCGAAATGGAGACCGGTGTCATCGTAATAGATGACAAAAGGAATATCCTTTACGCAAACCCGTTTTTTACAAAGACATTTTCTGCAGAGGGTGATTTAAAGGGTAAAAGGCTTGCTGATATTGTAAACGACGAGATGCTTCTTAAGACCGTTGATAATGTCTTTTCATCCAAAAAAGGACAGCCTCAGGAAATTACAATACAGGGTAAAAAGAATCAAGTGTTGGAGGCAAGGCTTGTCCCGTTTCCTATGAATACATCAAGGGTGGTTATCGGGTTCTTCCGCGATGTTACTGAAGAAAAGAGGGTTGAGGCTATAAAGAGGGATTTTGTGGCAAATGTGTCCCATGAGCTAAGGACGCCTCTTGCCAGCATAAAGGGCTATGCAGAGACGCTCCTTGATGGCGCAATGAACGAGCCGGATACCCTCAAAAACTTTCTTTCCATAATTAACAGACATGCCGGCAGGATGGCCGTGCTTATAGAAGACCTTCTGACCTTATCCATGCTTGAATCCCATCATCTGCCGCTCAAACTTGAGCCTGTTGATATCAGGGCGCTGATTAACAGCATAATTCAGGGCTTTGAAAAAAATGCCGGGGATAAGGGGCTTAAGCTTACTGCTGATATAAGCGATGATATTTCATCTGTGATAGCTGACCGGGTGAGGCTTGAGCAGGTTATTGTCAATCTGGTTGATAATGCCATCAAATATACCAACAGCGGCGCTGTGAAGGTTGTGGTAAATATAGCAGATAATATGCTGAAGGTGGATGTTGAGGATACAGGCATCGGCATTCCTGAAAAGGATATACCCAGAATATTTGAGAGATTCTACAGGGTTGATAAGGGCCGGAGCAGAGATCTTGGCGGCACAGGCCTTGGGCTTGCCATTGTGAAACATATCATTCAAGCACATAACGGAAAAATATGGGTTAAGAGTATTCCTGGCAAAGGAACGACATACAGTTTTGTTCTGCCGTTCAATTCATCGGTAGCTGCCTGA
- a CDS encoding response regulator, which translates to MITKDAKTIIVADDSEFFRVKLSDVLTEAGHKVRIVKDGAELIKEIRINPNGIDMILLDLQMPNMDGFGVLEWINNNGLRGKFHILAITGVYEITQVVDRLKELGAEGLMTKAFTPEEIVFRVNKILFPHKVIRRGEPRIPISLPVDFSVGEVSSTGYLLNMSEAGLFLHTRKTLFPGTNLHMRFALPGSNRLLDIKGIVKWCTQISGEKSLFGGAGIQFVHPAPDDQKIIREFVQAELKKMGLEE; encoded by the coding sequence ATGATTACAAAAGATGCGAAAACTATAATTGTTGCAGATGACAGTGAATTCTTCAGGGTAAAGCTGAGCGATGTCCTGACAGAGGCCGGCCATAAAGTCAGGATTGTAAAAGATGGGGCAGAGCTTATAAAAGAAATCAGGATAAACCCTAACGGCATAGACATGATACTCCTTGACCTCCAGATGCCGAATATGGATGGTTTTGGCGTGTTAGAGTGGATAAACAATAATGGCCTCAGGGGTAAGTTTCACATCCTGGCTATAACAGGCGTTTATGAGATTACACAGGTGGTTGATAGGTTAAAAGAACTTGGGGCAGAAGGCCTCATGACAAAGGCATTTACCCCTGAGGAGATTGTCTTTAGGGTTAATAAAATACTTTTTCCGCATAAGGTTATCCGGCGCGGCGAGCCAAGGATACCCATATCTCTTCCTGTAGATTTCAGCGTAGGAGAGGTATCATCTACAGGCTATCTCCTGAATATGAGCGAGGCAGGTCTGTTTCTTCATACCAGGAAAACCCTCTTTCCAGGCACGAATCTGCATATGAGATTTGCCCTTCCCGGTTCCAACAGGCTTTTAGATATAAAAGGGATTGTTAAATGGTGCACACAGATTAGCGGCGAGAAAAGCCTTTTCGGCGGAGCTGGGATTCAATTTGTGCATCCTGCGCCTGATGATCAAAAGATTATAAGGGAATTTGTGCAGGCTGAACTTAAGAAAATGGGGTTGGAGGAATGA
- the ileS gene encoding isoleucine--tRNA ligase: MDYKDTLNLPKTDFPMKADLAKNEPEILKRWEDAGLYTKIMSAGKTREKYILHDGPPYANGNIHIGHALNKILKDIIVKSRFMLGFATDYVPGWDCHGLPIELQVEKNLGAKKHELSKPEIRRNCRTYAERYVNIQREEFKRLGVFGEWNNPYLTMDYKYQATILRELGKFVANGLVYKGKRPIHWCASCQTALAEAEVEYTDKESPSVYVKFQLDPLKNEDVIKSKNILLSDFPKLRHYFIIWTTTPWTLPANLAICLHPEFTYQPVKVKDEKSEQVFILAYELRDACLNKFGFKLAKDANNLQPGEYLPGNASWQGNKLEGLICKHPFIDRESKIITGEHVTLDAGTGCVHTAPGHGQEDYEMALKYGLDIYNPVDNQGKFTSEVPEFEGQYVFKANSGIIDLLKQKGALLFEEKIQHSYPHCWRCKNPIIFRATEQWFISMEKGDLRKKALEAIDKVLWIPSWGRDRIYNMVANRPDWCISRQRAWGVPITAFTCKACGNTLLDMAIINKIADEFEKNGADIWFEKSAQELLPGGTKCLKCGGLEFEKEENILDVWFDSGTSFAGVLEKRENLKMPADLYLEGSDQHRGWFHSSLFASIGTRGIAPYKAVLTHGFVVDGSGRKMSKSLGNVVAPQEVIGKYGAEVLRLWVAGEDYHEDIRISEEILKRLSEAYRRIRNTFRYILGNLYDFDPGKDIVPYSDLTELDRFTLHRLAKLTERVLKAYETFEFHVIYHSVHNFCNVDLSAFYLDILKDRLYTSMSDAKGRRAGQTTIYHAADYLVRLIAPVLVFTSDEVWRFMPKRKEESVHLASFPEIKNEWIDDELEKKWNTLLTIRGEIAKALEIARKDKTIGHPLDAKIIVSAPKELNGLIRKEALTLKEILIVSQLAAGAGEGSAFESQEIPGLKVWVSPANGKKCERCWNFSERVGEHEKHLTLCERCRETVG; encoded by the coding sequence ATGGATTATAAAGACACTCTCAATCTTCCCAAAACAGATTTTCCCATGAAGGCAGACCTGGCAAAAAACGAGCCGGAGATTCTCAAGAGATGGGAAGATGCCGGACTTTATACAAAGATTATGTCTGCCGGAAAAACAAGAGAGAAATACATCCTCCACGACGGCCCGCCTTATGCCAACGGCAATATCCACATCGGTCATGCCCTGAATAAGATATTAAAGGATATTATCGTTAAATCCAGATTCATGCTCGGCTTTGCAACAGACTATGTGCCTGGCTGGGACTGCCACGGATTACCGATAGAGCTTCAGGTGGAAAAAAATCTCGGCGCAAAGAAACATGAACTGTCAAAACCGGAAATAAGGAGAAACTGCCGCACTTATGCGGAAAGGTATGTGAATATCCAGCGGGAGGAATTTAAACGGCTCGGTGTGTTCGGCGAGTGGAACAACCCGTATCTAACGATGGATTATAAGTATCAGGCAACAATCCTCCGGGAGCTCGGCAAGTTTGTTGCCAACGGGCTTGTATATAAAGGCAAAAGGCCAATCCACTGGTGCGCCTCATGCCAAACAGCTTTGGCAGAGGCAGAGGTGGAATATACTGACAAAGAGTCGCCGTCGGTTTATGTGAAGTTTCAATTAGACCCTTTAAAGAATGAAGATGTCATCAAAAGTAAAAATATCCTTTTGTCAGATTTTCCAAAATTGCGCCACTACTTTATAATCTGGACAACAACACCATGGACATTGCCAGCAAATTTGGCTATCTGTTTACATCCAGAATTTACTTATCAACCAGTTAAGGTTAAAGATGAAAAAAGTGAACAGGTTTTTATACTTGCCTATGAGTTGCGAGACGCTTGTCTGAACAAATTTGGGTTTAAACTTGCAAAAGATGCTAATAATCTCCAGCCCGGAGAATACTTGCCGGGCAATGCATCATGGCAAGGTAATAAGCTGGAAGGATTAATCTGCAAACATCCTTTTATAGATCGGGAATCTAAAATTATTACTGGCGAGCACGTAACCCTTGACGCAGGCACTGGCTGTGTGCACACTGCGCCGGGACATGGTCAGGAAGATTATGAGATGGCCTTGAAATATGGGCTTGATATCTATAATCCGGTTGACAATCAGGGGAAGTTTACATCAGAGGTGCCGGAGTTTGAAGGCCAGTATGTGTTCAAGGCAAATAGCGGCATCATTGATTTGTTGAAACAAAAAGGCGCTCTATTGTTTGAAGAAAAGATACAACATTCATATCCCCACTGCTGGAGGTGCAAGAACCCTATCATATTCAGGGCAACAGAGCAGTGGTTTATCTCAATGGAAAAAGGGGATTTGAGAAAAAAGGCGCTGGAGGCAATTGACAAGGTTCTTTGGATACCTTCATGGGGAAGAGACAGGATTTACAACATGGTTGCAAACAGGCCGGATTGGTGCATATCAAGGCAGAGGGCGTGGGGCGTGCCTATTACGGCATTCACCTGCAAGGCCTGCGGCAATACACTTCTTGATATGGCTATTATAAATAAAATAGCAGACGAGTTTGAAAAAAATGGCGCGGATATCTGGTTTGAGAAATCAGCGCAAGAACTCTTGCCAGGCGGAACAAAGTGCCTGAAATGCGGAGGCCTTGAATTTGAAAAAGAAGAAAATATATTGGATGTTTGGTTTGACTCAGGCACGAGCTTTGCGGGCGTTTTGGAAAAGAGGGAAAATTTAAAGATGCCCGCAGACCTTTATCTTGAAGGAAGCGATCAACACAGAGGCTGGTTTCACTCGTCTCTCTTTGCGTCCATCGGAACAAGGGGCATTGCGCCTTACAAGGCGGTGCTAACACATGGTTTTGTTGTGGATGGCTCAGGCAGGAAGATGAGCAAGTCTCTCGGCAATGTGGTTGCGCCTCAGGAGGTTATAGGCAAATATGGGGCGGAGGTTTTAAGGCTTTGGGTTGCAGGCGAAGATTATCATGAAGACATCCGCATATCCGAAGAAATTCTGAAAAGGCTGTCAGAGGCCTACAGAAGGATAAGAAACACCTTCAGATACATCCTCGGCAATCTGTATGATTTCGACCCGGGGAAAGATATTGTTCCCTACAGCGATTTAACGGAATTAGACAGGTTTACCCTCCACAGACTTGCAAAACTTACGGAACGGGTATTAAAGGCTTACGAGACATTTGAGTTTCATGTTATCTATCATTCGGTTCACAATTTCTGCAATGTGGATTTGAGCGCATTCTATCTGGATATATTAAAAGACAGGCTTTATACATCAATGTCTGATGCAAAAGGACGGCGCGCAGGCCAGACCACCATCTATCATGCAGCGGATTATCTTGTAAGGCTCATTGCGCCTGTGTTGGTATTTACATCTGATGAGGTGTGGCGGTTTATGCCAAAAAGAAAAGAGGAGAGTGTGCACCTCGCATCATTTCCTGAAATAAAAAATGAATGGATTGATGATGAGCTGGAAAAGAAATGGAATACATTATTGACCATTCGCGGCGAGATTGCAAAAGCCCTGGAGATAGCAAGAAAAGATAAAACTATCGGGCACCCCCTTGATGCAAAGATTATTGTCAGTGCGCCTAAGGAGTTGAATGGGCTTATAAGGAAAGAGGCGCTTACTCTGAAAGAGATTTTGATTGTGTCTCAGCTTGCGGCAGGCGCCGGAGAGGGGAGCGCATTTGAAAGTCAGGAGATTCCTGGCTTAAAGGTGTGGGTATCTCCTGCAAATGGAAAAAAATGCGAACGGTGCTGGAATTTTAGCGAAAGAGTAGGGGAGCATGAAAAACATCTTACGCTTTGCGAAAGATGCCGGGAAACGGTAGGGTAG
- a CDS encoding GGDEF domain-containing protein produces MFEKLSRLDNLTGLYNDRFFFESLEKEIDRAVLKGMDVSLIFFDLDHFKDVNDTHGHLAGSRTLKEVGGLLEEIFNKTKAVVSRYGGDEFVIILPDTGLEVAGEYAETLRKKIEDNIFIKEAAGPKEKALNIKGIITCSAGVASLKENIILNSKMRIGAALISQADKAMYEAKEQGKNKVCFAKGKI; encoded by the coding sequence ATGTTTGAAAAGCTTTCACGGCTTGATAACCTTACAGGCCTTTATAATGACAGATTCTTTTTTGAATCTTTAGAAAAAGAGATAGACAGGGCTGTTCTTAAGGGTATGGATGTCAGCCTGATATTTTTTGACCTGGATCATTTCAAAGACGTTAATGACACACATGGACATCTGGCAGGAAGCAGAACTTTAAAAGAGGTTGGCGGGCTGCTGGAAGAGATATTTAACAAAACAAAGGCTGTTGTTTCAAGATATGGGGGGGACGAATTTGTTATTATCCTTCCTGATACAGGTTTGGAAGTTGCAGGGGAATATGCTGAAACACTCAGGAAAAAAATAGAGGATAATATATTTATAAAAGAGGCGGCTGGCCCAAAGGAAAAGGCTTTAAATATTAAAGGCATAATAACATGCAGCGCAGGTGTTGCATCCTTGAAAGAAAATATAATATTAAACAGCAAGATGAGGATAGGGGCAGCCCTTATAAGCCAGGCAGACAAAGCCATGTATGAAGCAAAGGAGCAGGGAAAAAACAAGGTCTGTTTTGCTAAAGGGAAGATTTGA
- the lspA gene encoding signal peptidase II, protein MQKYKIFILVSLIVVILDQFTKAVITNYFILHQSIEVTRGLFNITYIRNPGAAFGIFRGVSETFRTIFLTGVSFAALIIIFFVYRNTKGAASRIAFSLIAGGAVGNLIDRLRFGEVIDFLDFYIGQYHWPAFNVADSAITVGVFIAVLFLHRDKRA, encoded by the coding sequence GTGCAAAAATATAAGATTTTCATACTGGTTTCTTTAATCGTTGTTATCCTTGACCAGTTCACAAAGGCTGTCATCACCAATTATTTCATCCTTCATCAATCCATTGAGGTAACTCGCGGCCTTTTTAATATAACTTATATAAGAAACCCTGGCGCTGCCTTTGGTATTTTCAGGGGTGTCAGTGAAACTTTCCGCACAATATTTTTGACAGGCGTATCCTTTGCAGCGCTGATAATCATATTTTTTGTTTATAGAAATACAAAGGGCGCTGCATCACGCATTGCATTCTCGCTTATTGCAGGCGGCGCTGTTGGAAATTTGATTGACAGGCTACGCTTTGGAGAGGTGATAGACTTTCTGGATTTTTACATCGGCCAATACCACTGGCCTGCATTTAATGTTGCGGATTCTGCTATTACAGTGGGGGTTTTTATTGCAGTATTATTTTTACATAGAGACAAGAGGGCTTAA
- a CDS encoding response regulator, with protein MKEKILVVDDETDILTLLEYNLEKAGFKVISANDGPDAIEITKRERPDLIILDIMLPSMEGTEVCKILKGMDTTNHIPIIMLTAKGEEVDRIVGFELGADDYITKPFSPRELILRVKAVLKRGQEQEAKIINAGPITIDVERSLATADGKVLKLTAIEFKLLFELAKSNGRVLSRDVLLDRVWGTEVYITDRTVDTHIRRLREKLGKSSKYIETVRSFGYRFREE; from the coding sequence ATGAAAGAGAAGATTTTAGTAGTAGACGACGAGACAGACATACTTACCCTCCTTGAGTATAACCTTGAGAAGGCTGGTTTCAAGGTTATCTCTGCCAATGATGGGCCTGATGCTATAGAAATCACAAAGAGGGAGAGGCCTGACCTCATTATCCTTGACATAATGCTCCCCAGCATGGAAGGCACAGAGGTTTGCAAAATCCTTAAAGGTATGGACACTACCAATCATATTCCCATTATCATGCTTACAGCAAAAGGCGAAGAGGTGGACAGGATCGTGGGATTTGAACTTGGCGCTGATGATTACATCACGAAACCGTTCAGCCCCAGGGAACTGATACTGAGGGTGAAGGCAGTATTAAAGAGAGGGCAGGAACAGGAGGCAAAGATTATAAATGCAGGCCCCATCACGATAGATGTTGAAAGGTCTCTTGCAACAGCGGATGGCAAAGTATTAAAACTTACGGCCATAGAATTTAAGCTTCTTTTTGAATTGGCAAAATCCAACGGCAGGGTTTTAAGCCGTGATGTCCTTCTTGATAGGGTGTGGGGGACAGAGGTCTATATAACAGACAGGACTGTAGATACACATATTCGCAGGCTCAGAGAAAAACTCGGAAAGTCCTCAAAATATATAGAGACAGTGCGTAGTTTTGGATACAGGTTTAGGGAGGAGTAG
- a CDS encoding PstS family phosphate ABC transporter substrate-binding protein yields MFAMFIAPQIYAAAVIKMDGSSTVYPITEAVAEEFQKVEKGKTKITVGISGTGGGFKKFCNGETDISDASRPIKPSEVLLCKKNKIEYIELPVAYDGLAVMVNPKNNWVDYMTVKELKKIWEPAAQRKITKWRQIRPNWPDKEIHLFGPGVDSGTFDYFTEAINGKGGASRGDFTASEDDNVLVQGIATDTLGLGFFGVAYYEHNKDRLKLVPVDDENDSNGKGPVLPEYENVLKGTYQPLARPIFIYVNKKSAEKSEVQRFISFYMTKGAELSKEVGYIALPEKAYTLGLSRFEKRLAGSVFGGHGAAVGVKIEDLLQKEGQ; encoded by the coding sequence ATGTTTGCGATGTTTATAGCTCCGCAGATATATGCCGCTGCCGTGATTAAGATGGACGGTTCTTCCACAGTCTATCCCATAACCGAGGCGGTTGCAGAGGAGTTCCAGAAGGTAGAGAAGGGGAAGACAAAGATAACCGTAGGCATATCCGGCACAGGCGGCGGTTTTAAGAAGTTTTGCAATGGCGAGACAGATATAAGCGATGCCTCAAGGCCGATAAAGCCTTCAGAGGTTCTTCTCTGTAAAAAGAATAAAATAGAATATATAGAACTCCCTGTTGCGTATGATGGTCTTGCTGTTATGGTCAATCCAAAGAACAATTGGGTTGACTACATGACCGTAAAAGAGTTAAAAAAGATATGGGAACCGGCGGCTCAGAGAAAGATAACAAAGTGGAGACAGATAAGGCCCAACTGGCCTGATAAAGAGATACACCTGTTTGGTCCCGGCGTGGATTCAGGGACATTTGATTATTTTACAGAGGCGATAAACGGCAAGGGTGGGGCAAGCAGGGGTGATTTTACAGCCAGCGAAGATGACAATGTTCTTGTGCAGGGGATAGCCACAGATACCCTGGGATTAGGATTCTTTGGTGTGGCGTATTATGAGCATAACAAAGACAGATTAAAACTTGTGCCAGTAGATGATGAGAACGATTCAAACGGCAAAGGCCCTGTGCTTCCTGAATACGAGAATGTGTTGAAAGGCACATATCAGCCGCTTGCAAGGCCAATATTTATCTATGTGAATAAAAAATCTGCTGAAAAATCAGAGGTTCAGAGGTTTATCTCGTTTTATATGACAAAAGGCGCAGAGCTTTCAAAAGAGGTTGGTTACATAGCGCTCCCTGAAAAGGCGTACACCCTCGGATTGAGCAGATTTGAAAAGAGGCTGGCAGGTTCTGTGTTCGGCGGTCATGGCGCTGCAGTCGGCGTAAAGATAGAGGATTTACTGCAAAAGGAAGGACAATAG
- a CDS encoding response regulator, translating into MKKERILIVDDEIDLLNLVDFNLTRRGYITSSSLDGFDAIRKIEGFKPEMLILDLMLPNMDGWKICEYLRERKRDIKVIMLTAKAMPEDRLKGLEIGADDYITKPFSIEELIIRVDKLFEKRRHEGCNKDLTPPS; encoded by the coding sequence ATGAAAAAAGAAAGGATATTGATTGTGGATGATGAGATTGACCTGTTAAATCTTGTAGATTTTAACCTGACAAGAAGAGGGTATATAACATCAAGTTCGCTGGATGGTTTTGATGCAATAAGAAAGATAGAGGGATTCAAACCAGAGATGCTTATCCTTGATCTGATGCTTCCAAATATGGACGGCTGGAAGATTTGTGAATATTTGCGGGAAAGAAAAAGAGACATTAAGGTAATTATGCTTACGGCAAAGGCTATGCCTGAAGACAGGTTAAAGGGATTGGAGATTGGCGCAGATGATTACATCACAAAGCCGTTTAGCATAGAAGAACTCATTATAAGGGTTGATAAACTTTTTGAAAAAAGAAGGCATGAAGGGTGTAATAAAGATTTAACACCTCCGTCATAA